From Vicinamibacterales bacterium, a single genomic window includes:
- a CDS encoding MFS transporter, with the protein MSQPWYREVSRQQWKTFLTTFAAWTLDAFDFTILTFVLIDIQRSFEVNRALAGLLGTVTLLFRVFGGIGAGTLADRYGRKGPILFSIGWYTAFAFLSGLSTSYVMLFAFRGLFGIGMGGMWAAGMPLALEQWPARHRGIASGILQGGYSFGFLLSSLVYQLGYPMISDRPEWAWRIMLWAGVIPSIAVFGLMWRVPESPVWVERRRQMKEQGQATRSSLARLFDKDVRWATIHTSLLMGGFVSMYQSTTFWYPTLLGVLKQQPLAFLLLLNAGGLIGSVALGALSEKWGGRRGAATLGVVLGLLAAPMFLFASSAWALLLGAWLIGFFASGAWGIVPGYLSERFPTEARGVGTGFTYHVGVGIGSFAPYLIGALQDGGTDLRTAMLTCILSAGVVVVVLLWLGPETRGRKLE; encoded by the coding sequence ATGTCGCAGCCGTGGTATCGCGAGGTCAGCCGCCAGCAGTGGAAGACGTTTCTCACCACCTTCGCGGCGTGGACGCTCGACGCCTTCGATTTCACCATCCTGACCTTCGTCCTGATCGACATCCAGCGGAGCTTCGAGGTCAACCGCGCCCTGGCCGGCCTGCTCGGCACCGTGACCTTGCTGTTTCGGGTGTTCGGCGGCATTGGCGCCGGCACGCTGGCGGATCGCTACGGACGCAAGGGGCCCATCCTCTTCTCGATCGGGTGGTACACGGCGTTTGCATTCCTCAGCGGCCTGTCAACCAGCTACGTGATGCTGTTCGCGTTCCGCGGGCTGTTTGGCATCGGCATGGGCGGCATGTGGGCGGCGGGCATGCCGCTGGCGCTCGAGCAGTGGCCGGCGAGGCATCGCGGCATCGCCTCGGGGATCCTGCAGGGCGGTTACTCGTTCGGCTTCCTGCTGTCGTCGCTGGTGTATCAGCTCGGCTATCCGATGATCAGCGACCGGCCCGAGTGGGCGTGGCGCATCATGCTGTGGGCCGGCGTGATCCCCTCCATCGCCGTGTTCGGCCTGATGTGGCGGGTGCCGGAGAGCCCGGTGTGGGTCGAGCGCCGTCGCCAGATGAAGGAGCAGGGGCAGGCCACCCGCAGTTCGCTCGCGCGCCTGTTCGACAAGGACGTGCGGTGGGCGACCATTCACACCTCGCTGCTGATGGGCGGCTTCGTGTCGATGTACCAGTCCACCACGTTCTGGTATCCGACGTTGCTCGGCGTGTTGAAGCAGCAGCCGCTGGCGTTCCTGCTGCTGCTGAATGCGGGCGGGTTGATTGGATCCGTGGCGCTGGGCGCGCTGTCAGAGAAGTGGGGAGGCCGCCGCGGCGCCGCCACGCTCGGCGTCGTGCTGGGCCTGCTGGCCGCGCCGATGTTCCTGTTTGCGTCGAGCGCGTGGGCGCTGCTGCTTGGCGCCTGGTTGATCGGCTTCTTCGCCTCGGGGGCGTGGGGCATCGTGCCGGGCTACCTGTCGGAGCGGTTCCCGACCGAGGCCAGGGGCGTCGGCACCGGGTTCACGTATCACGTCGGGGTGGGCATTGGTTCCTTCGCGCCGTATTTGATCGGCGCGCTGCAGGACGGCGGCACCGACCTCAGGACGGCGATGCTCACCTGCATCCTGTCGGCCGGCGTCGTGGTGGTCGTGCTGCTCTGGCTGGGCCCCGAAACCCGTGGCCGCAAGCTGGAATAG
- a CDS encoding acetamidase/formamidase family protein: MKRLLTVVLAMSATLLSAQAPRTHRLEATPATVAYGHYWSETKPVLTIASGDIIDVDTLLTSVPDRLEKAGVPAAGVQASLRAIVENVKDRGPGGHILTGPVFVTGAGPGDALEVKVLSIDLPIAYGYNGCAGFIRDNCAPGRGPTIIQMDRKNMTATFLPGIVIPLRPFFGSMGVAPPPAQGRVSSNPPGIHAGNLDNKELVAGTTLWIPVHVPGALFEIGDGHAAQGDGEVDQTAIETSLRGKVQLTVRKGMTLAWPRAETSTHFISMGTDVDLTAATRIAIQEMVDFLAATKKMDKHQAYQLTSLAGDVAITQLVDGTMGVHVKMPKSIFK, from the coding sequence ATGAAGCGCCTGCTCACGGTCGTCCTCGCAATGTCGGCGACGCTGCTGTCGGCGCAGGCGCCGCGCACGCATCGCCTCGAGGCGACACCCGCGACCGTGGCCTACGGCCACTACTGGTCCGAGACCAAACCGGTCCTGACCATCGCCTCGGGCGACATCATCGACGTGGACACGCTGCTGACCTCGGTGCCGGACCGGCTCGAGAAGGCGGGCGTCCCCGCCGCCGGCGTGCAGGCCTCGCTGCGCGCGATTGTCGAGAACGTCAAGGACCGCGGCCCGGGCGGCCACATCCTCACCGGCCCGGTCTTCGTGACCGGCGCCGGGCCGGGTGACGCGCTCGAGGTCAAGGTGCTGTCGATCGACCTGCCGATCGCCTACGGCTACAACGGCTGCGCCGGCTTCATCCGCGACAACTGCGCGCCGGGGCGCGGGCCGACGATCATCCAGATGGATCGCAAGAACATGACGGCGACGTTCCTGCCGGGCATCGTGATTCCGCTGAGGCCCTTCTTCGGCAGCATGGGCGTGGCGCCGCCGCCCGCGCAGGGCCGCGTCAGCAGCAACCCTCCGGGGATCCACGCCGGCAACCTCGACAACAAGGAACTGGTCGCCGGCACCACGCTGTGGATTCCCGTGCACGTGCCCGGCGCGCTCTTCGAGATCGGCGACGGCCACGCCGCCCAGGGCGACGGCGAAGTGGATCAGACGGCCATCGAAACCTCGCTACGCGGCAAAGTGCAGCTGACCGTCCGCAAGGGGATGACGCTGGCCTGGCCGCGGGCGGAGACCAGCACCCACTTCATCAGCATGGGCACCGACGTGGACCTGACCGCCGCCACGCGCATCGCCATCCAGGAGATGGTGGACTTTCTCGCCGCCACGAAGAAGATGGACAAGCATCAGGCCTACCAACTGACGAGCCTGGCCGGCGACGTCGCCATCACCCAACTGGTCGATGGAACGATGGGCGTCCACGTCAAGATGCCGAAGAGCATTTTCAAGTAA
- a CDS encoding phosphatase PAP2 family protein, with product MRSPFMPFVLAAIVSLLIGVGVAMEPYFAGDVRVARALQSATPEPGWWATPISRLAPAPAKYYVMAIAAILAFALAGVRGLLLAVAFIALEQYGAESTKAWFGRPRPSRDLIAVVGTPSGFTFPSTTITFFSVTFGLVAVIAARVRRKTPLAIGALAAGSVMLLLGCLARVALGVHWPSDVALTAIVCLSWIWAASRLVLKRA from the coding sequence ATGCGATCTCCATTCATGCCCTTTGTGCTCGCCGCAATCGTCTCGCTGTTGATCGGCGTGGGCGTGGCGATGGAGCCTTACTTCGCCGGCGATGTGCGCGTCGCGCGCGCGCTGCAATCGGCGACGCCGGAGCCGGGGTGGTGGGCCACGCCCATCAGCCGCCTGGCGCCGGCGCCGGCGAAGTACTACGTCATGGCAATCGCCGCGATCCTGGCCTTTGCGCTCGCCGGGGTGCGGGGCCTGCTGCTGGCCGTGGCCTTCATCGCGCTCGAGCAGTACGGGGCCGAGTCAACCAAGGCCTGGTTCGGACGGCCGCGTCCCTCCCGCGACCTGATTGCCGTGGTCGGCACGCCGAGCGGATTCACCTTCCCTTCCACGACCATCACCTTCTTCTCGGTGACCTTCGGCCTGGTGGCGGTGATCGCCGCGCGCGTGCGCAGGAAGACGCCGCTCGCCATCGGCGCGCTCGCCGCCGGATCGGTAATGCTGCTCCTGGGCTGCCTGGCGCGGGTCGCGCTCGGCGTGCACTGGCCCAGCGACGTGGCGCTCACCGCCATTGTCTGCCTGTCCTGGATCTGGGCGGCCTCCCGCCTCGTTCTCAAGCGGGCCTGA
- a CDS encoding HupE/UreJ family protein, which yields MIAARALIAALCLMFAREAQAHAAPFSYLDLHLDASGVTGTLVVHDLDAAHDLEVASADSLLELGVASRYRDALVALLGPRLNLEFDGRPVTIRWGGLDVVPDRQSLRLAFTVSGGRPARVTIRAYVFPYDPIHQTFVNVYEDTALTHQAILDATRQSADYYSGTAQGRLAVIRTFVLSGIQHILIGPDHILFLVGLLLLGGTFKRLALIVTAFTIGHSITLSLAALNLVSPPSQFVEPLIALTIVVVGADNLLVLRPFDSASSSGRLAQGKRLGPQEATDIRAWLAAGFGLIHGFGFAYVLKEFGLPQAALGWSLFAFNLGVEAGQLLIVGVVATVLLLVRRHSAAAARRVAMAGSIGVILAGLYWFVERVFLTGGA from the coding sequence GTGATAGCCGCCCGGGCGCTGATCGCGGCGCTCTGCCTGATGTTCGCGCGCGAGGCGCAGGCGCACGCGGCGCCGTTCAGCTACCTCGACCTCCACCTGGATGCCAGCGGCGTCACCGGCACGCTGGTCGTGCACGATCTGGACGCCGCGCACGATCTCGAGGTGGCGTCGGCCGACTCGCTGCTCGAACTCGGCGTCGCGAGCCGCTATCGGGACGCGCTGGTGGCGCTGCTCGGCCCACGCCTGAACCTGGAGTTCGATGGCCGGCCCGTCACCATCAGGTGGGGCGGCCTCGATGTCGTGCCGGATCGGCAGAGCCTGCGGCTGGCCTTCACGGTGAGCGGCGGCCGGCCGGCGCGCGTCACCATTCGCGCCTATGTGTTCCCGTACGACCCGATTCACCAGACCTTCGTCAACGTCTACGAAGACACCGCGCTCACCCACCAGGCCATCCTCGATGCCACGCGGCAATCGGCGGACTACTACTCGGGCACGGCGCAGGGCCGCCTCGCAGTAATCAGGACGTTCGTGCTGTCGGGCATCCAGCACATCCTGATTGGCCCGGACCACATCCTCTTCCTCGTCGGCCTGCTGTTGCTCGGCGGCACGTTCAAGCGGCTGGCCTTGATCGTCACGGCCTTCACGATTGGCCACAGCATCACGCTGTCGCTGGCGGCGCTCAACCTGGTGTCGCCGCCATCCCAGTTCGTGGAGCCGCTGATCGCGTTGACGATTGTCGTGGTGGGCGCCGACAACCTGCTGGTGCTGCGCCCATTCGACTCGGCGTCCTCTTCAGGACGCCTTGCTCAGGGCAAGCGGCTGGGGCCACAGGAGGCCACCGACATTCGCGCCTGGCTGGCGGCCGGGTTCGGCCTGATTCACGGTTTCGGGTTCGCCTACGTGTTGAAGGAGTTCGGCCTGCCGCAAGCGGCCCTCGGCTGGTCGCTGTTTGCGTTCAACCTCGGCGTCGAGGCCGGCCAGCTGCTGATCGTCGGCGTCGTGGCGACGGTGCTGCTCCTGGTGCGCCGGCACAGCGCCGCGGCCGCGCGCCGGGTGGCCATGGCCGGATCGATCGGGGTTATTCTTGCCGGGCTGTATTGGTTCGTGGAACGGGTATTCCTGACGGGAG